Proteins from a single region of Chryseobacterium sp. T16E-39:
- the hutH gene encoding histidine ammonia-lyase, translated as MKIDNFLTLRDFQKIIIENEKIELDDALLTRVEESFQFLKEFSKNKIIYGVNTGFGPMAQFKISDEDTHQLQYNLIRSHSSGIGTPLPASEVKACMLARLNTLSLGKSGVHSSVIYLLKELINRDITPLVFEHGGVGASGDLVQLAHLALVLIGEGEVFYKGERKSTQAVFETEGLQPIKVEIREGLALMNGTSVMSGIGAVNAYKANQLTEISVQLSCAINEIVQAYDDHFSEVLNGTKRHHGQQKIAEKMRAHLSDSKLIRKREDHLYTHFEEQEKVFKEKVQEYYSLRCVPQILGPVLDTLEYTEEVLENEVNSANDNPIINVEDQHVYHGGNFHGDYISLEMDKLKLVVTKLTMLAERQLNYLLNSKINEILPPFVNLGKLGFNFGMQGVQFTATSTTAESQMLSNSMYVHSIPNNNDNQDIVSMGTNAAVICRKVIENAFEVLSIEAITVVQAIEYLGFQDKVSTPTKKLYEDIRKIIPAFSDDMVMYPYLEKVKQYLKNTEA; from the coding sequence ATGAAAATAGACAACTTTTTAACACTGAGGGATTTTCAAAAAATTATTATTGAAAATGAAAAAATAGAACTGGATGATGCACTTTTAACAAGAGTTGAAGAAAGCTTTCAGTTTTTAAAGGAGTTTTCAAAGAATAAGATAATTTATGGTGTAAATACAGGTTTTGGGCCGATGGCTCAATTTAAAATAAGTGATGAGGATACTCATCAGCTTCAATATAATCTGATAAGAAGCCATTCTTCAGGAATCGGAACTCCGTTACCTGCTTCAGAAGTTAAGGCTTGTATGTTGGCAAGACTTAATACCTTATCTCTTGGTAAATCTGGGGTTCATAGTTCTGTAATTTATTTACTTAAAGAATTAATAAACAGGGATATTACACCGTTGGTTTTTGAGCATGGAGGAGTTGGTGCGAGTGGTGATTTAGTTCAGTTAGCTCATTTAGCATTGGTATTAATCGGAGAAGGTGAGGTATTTTATAAAGGAGAGAGGAAATCGACACAAGCAGTTTTTGAAACTGAAGGGTTGCAGCCGATAAAAGTTGAAATTCGTGAAGGTCTTGCTCTAATGAACGGAACTTCAGTGATGTCTGGTATCGGAGCTGTTAATGCATATAAAGCCAATCAGCTTACGGAAATATCAGTGCAGCTTTCCTGTGCGATCAATGAAATTGTTCAGGCTTATGATGATCATTTCTCAGAGGTATTAAATGGAACCAAAAGACACCATGGCCAGCAAAAGATCGCAGAAAAAATGCGTGCCCATTTATCCGATAGTAAATTGATCCGAAAAAGAGAAGATCATCTATATACTCACTTCGAAGAACAGGAAAAAGTATTTAAAGAAAAAGTTCAGGAATATTATTCATTAAGATGTGTTCCTCAGATCTTAGGTCCGGTATTGGATACTCTGGAATACACGGAAGAAGTGCTTGAAAATGAGGTGAATTCCGCAAATGATAATCCGATCATTAACGTTGAAGATCAGCATGTTTATCATGGCGGAAATTTCCATGGAGATTATATCTCATTGGAGATGGATAAGCTAAAATTAGTGGTAACAAAATTAACAATGCTTGCAGAAAGACAGCTTAATTATCTTCTGAACTCCAAGATCAATGAAATTTTACCGCCTTTTGTTAATTTAGGTAAATTAGGATTTAATTTTGGGATGCAGGGAGTGCAGTTTACAGCAACGTCTACAACTGCTGAAAGCCAGATGTTATCCAATTCAATGTATGTTCACAGTATTCCCAATAATAATGATAATCAGGATATTGTAAGCATGGGGACCAATGCTGCTGTTATTTGCAGAAAAGTAATAGAAAATGCTTTTGAAGTGTTAAGTATAGAGGCAATTACTGTTGTTCAGGCTATTGAATATCTTGGTTTCCAGGATAAAGTGTCGACACCTACAAAGAAGCTGTATGAAGATATTAGAAAAATAATACCGGCTTTCTCTGATGATATGGTGATGTATCCTTATCTGGAAAAAGTAAAGCAATATCTTAAAAATACAGAAGCATGA
- a CDS encoding NAD(P)/FAD-dependent oxidoreductase has translation MGKEFVDVLVIGAGPSGCVSSSYLKKNNINVKVVEKTKFPRLVVGESLIPRVMDHFDEAGLFPALDKMNFEKKLGARFLRGDEVCLFDFSDKFGSGWDWTWQVPRADFDHTLANEVINKGIDLEFETEVIDIQFEGTNSVTTVKNKNGETKEIHAKFVIDSSGYGRVLPRLLDLEKPSKLSPHSAIFSHVKDINREEGTEGTLISFDIIETEVWLWVIPFSNGNTSVGIVGPTDYIEKLAENGDTAEALRKAISLSDYYVKRFGNIDFLFEPRHLKDYSCSVKSLFGDGFALTGNASEFLDPVFSSGMAFATESGMLAAKLAIRQLNGESIDWQKEYADYILYGVDVFTTYVKEWYTGNLQELFFHQPENPDVKKKICAVLAGYVWDKDNPFVKKHDTVIKNLANLIKTEKQQQELQ, from the coding sequence ATGGGTAAAGAGTTTGTTGATGTTCTTGTAATAGGTGCCGGACCTTCAGGATGCGTATCTTCCTCATACTTAAAGAAGAACAACATTAACGTAAAGGTTGTTGAAAAAACCAAATTCCCAAGATTAGTCGTTGGCGAAAGCCTAATTCCCAGGGTAATGGATCATTTCGATGAAGCCGGGCTTTTCCCTGCTTTGGACAAAATGAACTTTGAGAAGAAGCTGGGTGCCCGTTTCTTACGAGGTGACGAAGTCTGCCTATTTGATTTTAGCGATAAATTTGGAAGTGGCTGGGACTGGACCTGGCAGGTTCCAAGAGCTGATTTTGATCATACACTAGCTAATGAAGTCATCAATAAAGGTATTGATCTGGAATTTGAAACAGAAGTCATTGATATCCAATTTGAAGGAACAAATTCTGTAACCACTGTAAAAAATAAGAACGGAGAAACAAAAGAGATCCATGCAAAATTTGTTATTGATTCCAGTGGATATGGCAGGGTTTTGCCCCGTTTACTGGATTTGGAAAAACCATCAAAACTATCTCCGCATTCCGCCATTTTCTCCCATGTGAAAGACATCAACAGGGAAGAGGGAACAGAAGGTACTTTAATTTCCTTTGACATCATTGAAACAGAAGTATGGCTGTGGGTCATCCCTTTTTCAAATGGAAACACCAGTGTCGGAATTGTAGGACCTACTGATTATATCGAAAAGTTGGCAGAAAATGGAGACACAGCAGAAGCACTTAGAAAAGCCATATCACTTTCCGATTATTATGTAAAACGTTTCGGAAATATTGACTTTCTTTTTGAACCCAGACATCTGAAAGATTATTCCTGTTCTGTTAAAAGTTTATTCGGTGATGGATTTGCACTGACAGGAAATGCCTCTGAATTCTTAGATCCTGTTTTTTCATCAGGAATGGCTTTCGCCACAGAATCAGGAATGTTGGCTGCAAAGCTGGCGATCAGACAATTAAATGGAGAATCCATAGACTGGCAAAAAGAATATGCAGATTATATATTATATGGAGTAGATGTATTTACGACCTATGTAAAAGAGTGGTACACCGGAAATCTTCAGGAATTATTCTTCCATCAGCCAGAAAATCCTGATGTCAAAAAGAAAATATGTGCAGTTCTAGCAGGCTATGTGTGGGATAAGGATAATCCTTTTGTGAAGAAACATGACACCGTGATAAAAAATCTTGCTAATCTGATTAAAACAGAAAAACAACAGCAAGAATTACAATAA
- a CDS encoding phenylacetate--CoA ligase family protein, which yields MDFYPSIEKSDLQEIKRFQEGKLQELLIYLENNSPFYQKLFKENNISIDDIQSLEDLKKIPTTTKNDLQQHNHDFFCIPPNKIVDYSTTSGTLGDPVTFGLSDLDLERLAYNEAISFACAGIQRGDVVQMITTIDKRFMAGLAYFLGLRKMGASVVRMGPGIPELQWDSIFRYQPKYLITVPSFLLKMIDYAEKHGLDYKNSSIYGAVCIGESIKNQDFTDNILSQKIKEKWDIKLFSTYASTEMSTAFTECEFQIGGHHHPELIITEILDDEGNHVKEGESGELTITTLGVEAIPLLRFKTGDIVKAHYEACKCGRNTMRLGPVIGRKQQMIKYKGTTLYPPAMNDILNDFNNLQCFQIVIQSNEIGLDEIIIKVSTDAEPETFVNEVRDHFRAKLRVSPKIEIIELETLSKIVHNPNSRKPITFIDLR from the coding sequence TTGGACTTCTATCCGTCAATTGAAAAATCAGACCTTCAGGAGATTAAAAGGTTTCAAGAGGGAAAACTTCAGGAACTGCTAATTTATCTTGAAAATAACTCGCCATTTTATCAGAAATTATTTAAAGAAAATAATATCAGTATTGATGATATCCAATCTTTAGAAGATTTAAAGAAGATCCCTACAACCACAAAGAATGATTTGCAACAGCATAATCATGATTTTTTCTGTATTCCCCCAAACAAAATTGTAGATTATAGTACTACTTCGGGAACTTTGGGGGATCCGGTTACTTTTGGACTGTCAGATCTTGATCTTGAAAGATTGGCTTATAATGAAGCGATCTCTTTTGCGTGCGCCGGAATACAAAGAGGAGATGTGGTGCAGATGATCACCACGATCGATAAAAGATTTATGGCTGGGCTGGCTTATTTTTTAGGATTAAGAAAAATGGGAGCGAGCGTAGTAAGAATGGGTCCCGGGATTCCGGAATTGCAATGGGACTCGATCTTCAGATATCAGCCCAAATACCTGATTACGGTTCCTTCTTTTTTATTGAAAATGATCGACTATGCTGAAAAACATGGATTGGATTACAAAAACTCCAGCATTTATGGAGCTGTTTGTATTGGAGAAAGTATAAAAAATCAGGATTTCACAGATAATATTCTTTCCCAGAAAATTAAGGAAAAATGGGATATCAAATTATTCTCTACTTATGCTTCGACGGAAATGAGTACTGCTTTTACAGAATGCGAATTCCAGATTGGGGGACATCATCATCCAGAATTAATTATTACTGAGATTCTTGATGATGAAGGAAATCACGTAAAAGAAGGTGAAAGTGGTGAATTAACGATTACGACTCTTGGGGTTGAGGCGATTCCTTTACTCAGATTTAAAACAGGGGATATTGTAAAAGCTCATTATGAAGCCTGTAAATGTGGCAGAAATACGATGCGGCTTGGTCCTGTGATTGGGAGAAAGCAACAGATGATCAAATATAAGGGGACTACTTTGTATCCACCTGCCATGAATGATATTTTAAATGATTTTAATAATCTACAATGCTTTCAGATTGTTATTCAGTCTAATGAAATTGGATTGGATGAAATCATTATTAAGGTAAGTACAGATGCTGAACCTGAGACTTTTGTTAATGAAGTCCGGGATCATTTTCGTGCAAAACTACGGGTGAGTCCGAAGATTGAAATTATAGAATTGGAGACTTTATCTAAAATTGTTCATAATCCAAACAGTAGGAAACCTATTACCTTTATCGATTTAAGATAA
- a CDS encoding M23 family metallopeptidase encodes MKILLKLLFTICCISGSLIFGQNKYPQNYFRNPLNIPIQLAANFGAVRSNHFHMGLDIRTNSQENLPVVAAADGYVSRIKVERYGFGNAVYITHPNGYTTVYAHLNSYFDSLNEYVKQKQYQDEKWEQDITFSTREFPVTKGQIIALSGNTGGSAGPHLHFEIRDTKTEECLNPLLFGFTIPDSIAPIISGLYWYDRRFSSYEPGANDIAVKKTGNVYTSNIVYVSSPSVSFAIKAVDKANKGFNLGIYEAQLLMDNKLIYSFKIDKVSYDDTRYINGCIDYAKFIRDKMSIQHLSTLPGMKLPDYSSGSNGIVNLQDEDIHTIEIVLKDINGNTSRLTTQIQLSKISDRVPSGNKSVKPNEGKIIKTENAEINLSKNSVYDEVNFNMSERPDPEAPSNAILLHSLYVPVHDSYSLKIKPNRNVSNAEKNQSVIELNYGSDKDFVKGKWNDNWLEGVFKRLGVARLLIDDSLPSVSSGWKEGALVGTSSLQLKGVTKIGDIESFRAEMDGKWLRFTRVKDNFVYVFDEHCPKGSGLHTLKVTTANTAGNVNTQTFTFQR; translated from the coding sequence ATGAAAATCCTTTTGAAATTATTGTTTACTATTTGTTGCATCAGTGGAAGTCTGATTTTTGGCCAGAATAAGTACCCTCAGAACTATTTTAGAAATCCATTGAATATTCCCATACAGTTGGCCGCAAATTTTGGAGCCGTCCGATCCAATCATTTTCACATGGGGTTGGATATACGAACCAATAGTCAGGAAAATCTACCGGTGGTTGCGGCTGCAGATGGTTATGTGAGCAGGATAAAAGTTGAACGCTATGGTTTTGGAAATGCCGTTTACATCACACACCCCAATGGATATACAACCGTTTATGCCCATCTGAATTCCTATTTTGATTCGCTTAACGAATATGTAAAACAGAAGCAGTATCAAGATGAGAAATGGGAGCAGGATATTACATTTTCTACCAGAGAGTTTCCCGTTACCAAGGGTCAGATAATTGCATTAAGTGGAAATACAGGAGGTTCCGCGGGACCTCATTTACATTTTGAGATCAGAGATACAAAGACCGAAGAATGCCTTAATCCTCTGCTTTTCGGTTTTACTATTCCGGATAGTATTGCACCCATTATCAGTGGGCTATATTGGTATGATAGACGTTTCAGTAGCTATGAGCCAGGGGCTAATGACATTGCTGTGAAAAAAACAGGAAATGTATACACTTCTAATATCGTTTATGTCTCCTCGCCTTCAGTAAGCTTTGCGATAAAAGCTGTAGATAAAGCAAATAAGGGTTTTAATTTAGGAATTTATGAGGCTCAGTTGCTGATGGATAATAAATTGATATACAGTTTTAAAATTGATAAAGTAAGTTATGATGATACCCGCTATATCAATGGGTGTATTGACTACGCAAAATTCATCCGGGATAAGATGAGTATTCAGCATTTATCTACATTGCCGGGAATGAAGTTGCCTGATTATAGTTCCGGTTCCAATGGAATTGTTAATCTTCAGGACGAAGACATTCATACGATCGAGATTGTTTTAAAAGATATCAATGGAAATACAAGCAGACTAACAACGCAAATCCAACTAAGTAAGATTTCTGATAGGGTGCCTTCCGGTAATAAATCGGTAAAGCCAAATGAAGGAAAGATAATTAAAACTGAAAATGCAGAAATCAATCTTAGTAAAAATTCGGTTTATGATGAGGTCAATTTCAATATGTCTGAAAGACCTGACCCGGAGGCGCCTTCTAATGCGATTCTTTTGCATAGTTTGTATGTTCCTGTTCATGACAGCTATTCTTTAAAAATAAAACCAAACAGAAATGTGAGCAATGCGGAAAAGAATCAGTCTGTAATAGAACTTAATTATGGAAGTGATAAGGATTTTGTCAAAGGAAAATGGAATGACAATTGGCTAGAAGGAGTGTTTAAGAGATTAGGTGTTGCAAGGTTGCTTATAGATGACAGCCTGCCTTCTGTCTCTTCGGGTTGGAAGGAGGGAGCACTCGTAGGAACCAGCTCTCTGCAATTAAAAGGTGTTACTAAAATAGGAGATATTGAATCATTCCGTGCTGAAATGGACGGAAAATGGCTCAGGTTTACCCGTGTAAAAGATAATTTTGTTTATGTTTTTGACGAGCACTGTCCAAAAGGTTCAGGCTTGCACACGTTGAAAGTTACAACGGCTAATACCGCAGGAAACGTAAATACACAAACTTTTACATTTCAGAGATAA
- the ileS gene encoding isoleucine--tRNA ligase: MSQFKEYKNLNLIDIADNVSEFWKQNQTFSKSVEIREGSPEFVFYEGPPSANGMPGIHHVMARALKDIFCRYQTQNGKQVFRKAGWDTHGLPVELGVEKELGITKEDIGKKISIEDYNRACREAVMRYTDVWNDLTEKIGYWVDLEDPYITYKSKYMETVWWLLKQLYSKELLYKGYTIQPYSPKAGTGLSSHELNQPGTYRDVSDTTIVAQFRVKKETSDLFTDVDGNVDILAWTTTPWTLPSNTALAVGRDIEYVVVKTFNQYTFEPITIVLARVLLEKNFGKKYVAGTEEDFANYTSESKTIPYQILKEFTGEKLAGTQYEQLIPWFTPSETLEKAFRVILGDFVTTEDGTGIVHIAPTFGADDARVAKEAGIPPMLVKDENDNLVPLVDLQGKFIRGENVPEVFSGKYIKNEYYDDGTAPEKSWDVHLAIVLKEENKAFKVEKYVHSYPHCWRTDKPVLYYPLDSWFVKMTAVKDRLVNLNKEINWKPKATGEGRFANWLENVNDWNLSRSRYWGIPLPIWRTDDLKEEMVIGSVEELYNEIEKSVEKGFMKENPFKGFEIGNMSEENYSLVDLHKNVVDKVVLVSVSGRPMNRESDLIDVWFDSGSMPYAQLHYPFENKELIDNKKAFPADFIAEGVDQTRGWFYTLHAIGTAVFDSVAYKNVMSNGLVLDKNGQKMSKRLGNAVDPFETLSVYGPDATRWYMISNANPWENLKFDIEGIDEVRRKFFGTLYNTYSFFALYANVDGFNYSEKEVENRPEIDRWILSELNLLIKEVKAFYEDYEPTRVARAISNFVNDNLSNWYVRLCRRRFWKGEYSDDKISAYQTLYTCLEVVAKLSAPIAPFFMDQLYQDLNKVTGKESLESVHLTDFPVADESLIDQDLVEKTHLAQQITSMVFSLRKKENVKVRQPLQKVLVPVLDSKAEEQILAVAELIKQEVNVKELQLINAEEASHLIVKQIKPNFKALGPKLGKDMKVVGNEIADFSAEQISNLEKEGKIDIQGYEITMNDVEISTKDIPGWTVTSDGKTTVALDLTLTDELKSEGIAREFINRIQNLRKDKDFELTDRINIFIEENSPFLDNIKKNEEYISTEVLSNKIEIVSSLSNFNEIEIDEVNFKVNVEKN; encoded by the coding sequence ATGAGCCAATTTAAAGAATACAAAAACCTCAACCTTATTGATATAGCCGACAATGTTTCGGAATTTTGGAAACAAAATCAAACTTTCAGTAAAAGTGTTGAAATTCGTGAGGGTAGCCCTGAGTTTGTATTTTATGAAGGTCCGCCTTCAGCAAACGGTATGCCTGGAATTCACCATGTAATGGCAAGAGCGTTGAAAGATATTTTCTGCCGTTATCAGACTCAGAACGGGAAACAGGTTTTCCGTAAAGCGGGTTGGGATACACACGGACTTCCTGTGGAGCTGGGTGTTGAAAAAGAATTAGGGATTACGAAAGAAGACATTGGCAAAAAAATTTCTATTGAAGATTATAACAGAGCATGTCGTGAGGCGGTAATGCGTTATACGGATGTATGGAATGACCTTACAGAGAAAATAGGATATTGGGTGGATCTTGAAGATCCATACATTACCTATAAATCAAAATATATGGAGACCGTTTGGTGGTTGTTGAAGCAATTATACAGCAAGGAATTGTTATATAAAGGGTACACGATCCAGCCTTACTCTCCCAAAGCAGGAACAGGACTTTCTTCACACGAATTGAATCAGCCGGGAACTTATCGTGATGTTTCTGACACTACGATCGTGGCTCAATTCAGAGTTAAGAAAGAAACAAGTGATCTGTTCACTGATGTAGATGGTAACGTAGATATTTTAGCATGGACGACTACTCCATGGACATTGCCTTCAAATACGGCGCTTGCCGTAGGAAGAGACATTGAGTATGTTGTTGTTAAGACATTCAACCAATATACTTTTGAACCGATCACCATAGTATTGGCAAGAGTTCTTTTGGAAAAGAATTTTGGTAAAAAGTATGTTGCAGGAACAGAAGAGGATTTTGCGAACTACACATCGGAAAGCAAAACAATTCCTTATCAAATTCTTAAGGAATTTACAGGAGAAAAACTGGCAGGAACTCAATATGAACAATTGATTCCCTGGTTCACTCCATCTGAGACTCTAGAAAAAGCATTCAGAGTAATCCTTGGGGACTTTGTAACGACAGAAGATGGTACCGGTATCGTACATATCGCTCCTACCTTTGGTGCAGATGATGCAAGAGTGGCTAAGGAAGCAGGTATTCCTCCAATGTTGGTAAAAGATGAAAATGACAATCTTGTTCCGTTAGTCGATTTACAGGGTAAATTTATAAGAGGAGAGAATGTTCCTGAGGTATTTTCAGGGAAATATATCAAGAATGAATATTATGATGACGGAACTGCTCCTGAAAAATCATGGGATGTTCATTTAGCCATTGTATTAAAAGAAGAGAATAAAGCCTTCAAGGTAGAAAAATATGTCCACAGCTATCCACATTGCTGGAGAACTGACAAACCAGTATTGTATTATCCATTGGATTCATGGTTTGTGAAAATGACCGCTGTAAAAGATCGTTTGGTTAATCTGAACAAAGAGATCAACTGGAAGCCAAAGGCTACCGGAGAGGGACGTTTTGCCAACTGGTTAGAAAATGTAAACGACTGGAACCTATCCCGTTCCCGTTATTGGGGAATTCCTTTACCGATCTGGAGAACGGATGACCTGAAAGAGGAAATGGTGATCGGTTCTGTAGAAGAGCTATACAACGAGATCGAAAAATCGGTTGAAAAAGGATTTATGAAAGAAAATCCATTCAAAGGTTTTGAAATAGGAAATATGTCTGAGGAAAACTATTCGTTGGTTGACCTTCATAAAAATGTAGTTGATAAAGTTGTTTTGGTATCAGTATCAGGAAGACCTATGAACCGTGAAAGCGATTTGATCGATGTTTGGTTCGATTCAGGTTCTATGCCTTATGCACAGCTGCATTATCCTTTTGAGAATAAAGAATTAATAGATAATAAAAAGGCATTCCCTGCTGATTTCATCGCAGAAGGTGTGGATCAGACCCGTGGTTGGTTCTATACACTTCATGCTATCGGAACTGCTGTTTTTGATTCAGTTGCTTATAAGAATGTAATGAGTAACGGACTTGTTCTGGATAAAAACGGGCAGAAGATGTCTAAGCGTTTAGGTAATGCAGTAGACCCGTTTGAAACACTTTCTGTTTACGGACCGGATGCAACACGTTGGTATATGATCTCCAATGCGAATCCTTGGGAAAATTTAAAATTTGATATCGAGGGAATCGACGAAGTAAGAAGAAAATTCTTCGGCACCCTTTACAATACCTATTCCTTCTTTGCATTATATGCAAATGTAGATGGATTCAATTATTCAGAAAAAGAAGTGGAAAACCGTCCGGAAATTGACAGATGGATCCTTTCTGAACTGAATCTTCTGATCAAGGAAGTGAAAGCATTCTATGAGGATTATGAGCCTACAAGAGTAGCTAGAGCAATAAGTAATTTTGTAAATGACAACTTAAGTAACTGGTATGTAAGATTATGCAGAAGACGTTTCTGGAAAGGAGAGTATTCTGATGATAAGATCTCTGCTTACCAGACTTTATATACCTGTCTTGAAGTGGTTGCTAAATTATCCGCACCAATTGCTCCATTCTTTATGGATCAATTGTACCAGGATCTGAATAAGGTAACAGGAAAAGAAAGTCTTGAGTCCGTACACCTTACTGACTTCCCGGTTGCCGATGAAAGTTTAATCGATCAGGACCTGGTTGAAAAAACCCATTTAGCACAGCAGATCACAAGTATGGTATTTTCTTTAAGAAAAAAAGAAAATGTAAAAGTACGTCAACCACTACAAAAAGTGCTGGTACCTGTCCTGGATTCTAAAGCTGAGGAACAGATTTTAGCCGTAGCAGAACTGATCAAGCAGGAAGTGAATGTAAAAGAATTACAATTAATTAATGCAGAAGAAGCTTCTCATTTAATTGTAAAACAAATCAAGCCCAACTTTAAGGCTTTAGGCCCTAAGCTTGGAAAAGATATGAAAGTCGTCGGAAATGAAATTGCTGATTTTTCAGCAGAACAAATTTCTAATTTAGAAAAAGAAGGTAAAATAGATATCCAGGGTTATGAAATAACAATGAATGATGTTGAAATTTCAACAAAAGACATTCCGGGATGGACGGTAACTTCTGATGGGAAAACAACTGTGGCATTAGATTTGACGTTAACAGACGAGTTGAAATCTGAAGGTATTGCAAGAGAGTTCATTAATAGAATTCAAAACCTAAGAAAAGACAAGGACTTTGAGTTGACGGACAGAATAAATATCTTCATAGAAGAAAATTCACCATTCCTTGATAATATCAAGAAAAATGAAGAATATATTTCTACAGAGGTCTTGTCAAATAAAATAGAAATTGTATCTTCACTTTCAAATTTTAACGAAATCGAGATAGATGAAGTTAATTTTAAGGTAAATGTTGAAAAAAATTAA
- a CDS encoding TraR/DksA family transcriptional regulator has protein sequence MSDERVRYNDSDLQEFKAIIKEKIEKAEKDLQLIRESFINDQNNGTDDTSPTFKAFEEGAETLSKEQNSILAGRQEKFVRDLKNALIRIENKTYGVCRVTGKLIPKERLLAVPHATLSIEAKNMQK, from the coding sequence ATGTCAGACGAAAGAGTAAGATATAATGATTCTGATTTACAAGAGTTTAAAGCGATCATTAAAGAAAAAATAGAAAAAGCTGAAAAAGATTTACAACTGATAAGAGAAAGTTTTATCAACGACCAGAATAACGGGACTGATGACACGTCTCCTACATTCAAAGCGTTTGAAGAAGGAGCGGAAACTCTTAGTAAAGAACAAAACTCGATCTTAGCAGGAAGACAGGAGAAGTTTGTTCGTGATCTTAAAAACGCTTTAATCAGAATAGAAAATAAAACGTATGGTGTTTGCAGAGTGACGGGAAAACTGATTCCAAAAGAAAGACTGTTAGCAGTTCCTCACGCTACATTAAGCATCGAAGCGAAAAATATGCAGAAATAA
- a CDS encoding DUF6576 domain-containing protein has product MSEYLILGIILIAVLWFFNKDRIKNKFFPDQHKNYTIDDQFNSDKREREKEIDRLLAKMGKNGVNDLSPKERKRLDELSKK; this is encoded by the coding sequence ATGAGCGAATATTTAATTTTAGGGATTATACTTATTGCGGTGTTATGGTTTTTCAACAAAGACAGAATTAAGAATAAATTCTTTCCAGATCAACATAAAAACTATACAATCGACGATCAGTTTAATTCGGATAAACGCGAAAGGGAAAAAGAAATTGACAGACTCTTAGCTAAGATGGGTAAAAACGGCGTCAATGATCTTTCTCCAAAAGAAAGGAAAAGACTTGACGAATTATCTAAGAAGTAA
- a CDS encoding DUF2683 family protein produces MESIIVHPKNPMELAALKNVLKEMNIKFEKAHVKSSFNGQKVIKKASDNKNVRAASKPSKPKGE; encoded by the coding sequence ATGGAATCTATTATAGTACATCCTAAAAATCCGATGGAACTTGCAGCACTGAAAAATGTACTGAAAGAAATGAACATTAAATTTGAAAAAGCTCATGTGAAGAGTTCATTTAATGGACAGAAAGTGATCAAGAAAGCGAGCGATAATAAAAATGTAAGAGCAGCTTCAAAACCTTCAAAACCTAAAGGAGAGTAA
- a CDS encoding lipoprotein signal peptidase codes for MKKILAITFLVLLIDQASKIYIKTHFNLDDSVSVLPGFKLTFVENPGMAYGLHFGGVIGKYFLVILRIFLIGGMVYMFKKWLQQGASNYLIIPMAVIFAGAIGNLIDGMFYGLIFDSGTVYDSSIDRWIGYGGISKIASAGQGYSTFMRGCVVDMLHFPIVDWNVPESYPIIGGKHIEFFKYIFNVADSAITVGAVLLLIFRKKAFPNGLEF; via the coding sequence ATGAAAAAGATATTAGCTATTACATTTTTGGTATTGTTAATAGACCAGGCTTCAAAAATTTACATTAAGACTCATTTCAATCTGGATGATAGTGTTTCTGTTCTTCCAGGTTTTAAACTTACTTTCGTAGAAAATCCGGGAATGGCTTATGGTCTTCATTTTGGAGGGGTAATCGGTAAGTATTTTTTAGTTATTCTAAGAATATTCCTGATTGGAGGAATGGTTTATATGTTTAAAAAGTGGCTTCAACAGGGAGCTTCTAATTATCTTATCATTCCAATGGCCGTTATTTTTGCCGGAGCAATCGGTAACCTTATCGACGGAATGTTCTATGGTCTCATTTTCGATAGCGGAACGGTGTATGATTCCAGTATTGATCGATGGATTGGCTATGGTGGGATTTCAAAAATCGCTTCTGCCGGACAGGGATATTCTACTTTTATGAGAGGTTGCGTCGTGGATATGCTTCATTTCCCAATTGTAGACTGGAATGTTCCGGAAAGCTACCCAATAATAGGTGGTAAGCATATTGAATTTTTCAAATATATCTTTAATGTTGCAGACTCTGCCATCACAGTAGGTGCAGTATTATTATTAATTTTCAGGAAAAAGGCTTTTCCAAACGGACTCGAGTTTTAG